A genomic segment from Brevundimonas sp. SORGH_AS_0993 encodes:
- a CDS encoding branched-chain amino acid aminotransferase, with the protein MAFVPFDDRDGWIWFDGEFVPWRETKTHILTHALHYGSSVFEGERMYGGEIFKLTPHSERLKRSANLLDFEIPYSVAEIDAICNETCAKNGLTDCYVRPVAYLGPEQTSVSALNNKVHLAVAVWDWPSYFDPEVKARGLKLEWSKWRRPDPATAPTTAKAAGLYMICTMSKNTAERRGFADALMLDWRGYVAEATGANVFFVKDGVLHTPKVDHILDGITRQTVIEIAREKGIEVVVRDIKPEELTDFTECFLTGTAVEVTPVAEVGDYRFTPGALSLDLMDHYGKLVRRQS; encoded by the coding sequence ATGGCCTTCGTTCCTTTCGACGATCGTGATGGATGGATCTGGTTTGATGGCGAATTCGTGCCTTGGCGCGAGACGAAAACGCATATTCTGACCCATGCCCTCCACTATGGCTCGTCGGTATTCGAGGGTGAGCGTATGTACGGCGGCGAAATCTTCAAGCTGACGCCGCATTCGGAGCGCCTGAAGCGGTCCGCGAACCTGCTCGATTTCGAAATACCCTACAGCGTCGCCGAAATCGACGCCATCTGTAACGAAACCTGCGCCAAGAACGGTCTGACGGACTGTTATGTGCGTCCGGTCGCCTATCTGGGGCCGGAACAGACCAGCGTCTCGGCCCTGAACAACAAGGTTCACCTGGCGGTCGCCGTGTGGGACTGGCCCAGCTATTTCGACCCCGAGGTCAAGGCGCGCGGGCTGAAGCTGGAATGGTCCAAGTGGCGTAGGCCCGATCCGGCGACGGCGCCGACGACGGCCAAGGCGGCCGGTCTGTACATGATCTGCACGATGTCCAAGAACACGGCCGAGCGGCGCGGCTTTGCCGACGCCCTGATGCTGGACTGGCGCGGCTATGTCGCTGAGGCGACCGGCGCCAATGTCTTCTTCGTCAAGGACGGCGTCCTGCACACGCCCAAGGTGGATCACATCCTGGACGGCATCACCCGCCAGACGGTTATCGAGATCGCCCGCGAAAAGGGGATCGAGGTCGTGGTGCGCGACATCAAGCCGGAAGAACTGACGGACTTCACCGAATGCTTCCTGACCGGCACGGCCGTCGAGGTGACGCCGGTGGCCGAGGTCGGCGACTATCGCTTCACCCCCGGCGCCCTGTCGCTGGACCTGATGGACCACTACGGAAAGCTGGTGCGCCGCCAGTCGTAA
- the fliN gene encoding flagellar motor switch protein FliN codes for MDAEDLALEEFSDAAGLDQGDDAGEKTAADLATVFDVPVNISAVLGKSHMSVAQLLKLNKGSVLELDRKVGEAIDIFVNNRLIARGEVVVVEDRLGVTMTEIIKAEDGGA; via the coding sequence ATGGACGCCGAAGACCTGGCTCTCGAAGAGTTTTCCGACGCCGCTGGCCTGGATCAGGGCGACGATGCGGGCGAGAAGACCGCCGCCGACCTGGCCACCGTCTTCGACGTGCCGGTCAACATCTCGGCCGTTCTGGGCAAGTCGCACATGTCGGTGGCCCAGCTGCTGAAACTGAACAAGGGATCGGTGCTGGAGCTGGACCGCAAGGTCGGCGAGGCCATCGACATCTTCGTCAACAACCGTCTGATCGCGCGCGGGGAGGTCGTCGTCGTCGAAGACCGGCTGGGCGTGACCATGACGGAAATCATCAAGGCCGAGGACGGCGGCGCCTAA
- a CDS encoding uracil-DNA glycosylase family protein, with product MLPHAPRPVVRVFPETRLLICGQAPGRRVHESGLPFTDPSGDRLRDWMGVDYETFYADRRVGVAAQAFCYPGTAPQRNGRSGGDYPPPSRCADLWRPQLMAALPEMELTLLVGGYAQAWALGDRVGRTLTETVRAWRDYAPRFLVLPHPSWRNTAWLRKNPWFEAEVVPYLRERVRAILDYRQEIGARSGQARQGHACLEQA from the coding sequence GTGCTGCCGCACGCGCCGCGTCCGGTGGTGCGCGTCTTTCCCGAGACGCGGCTGCTGATCTGCGGCCAGGCGCCGGGGCGGCGGGTGCATGAAAGCGGCCTGCCGTTCACCGATCCGTCGGGCGACCGACTGCGCGACTGGATGGGCGTGGACTATGAGACCTTCTATGCCGACCGCCGCGTCGGGGTGGCGGCCCAGGCGTTCTGCTATCCGGGCACGGCGCCCCAAAGAAACGGAAGGAGCGGCGGCGACTATCCCCCGCCTTCCCGCTGCGCCGACCTCTGGCGGCCGCAGTTGATGGCGGCCCTGCCCGAGATGGAACTGACGCTGCTGGTCGGCGGCTACGCCCAGGCCTGGGCGCTGGGCGACCGGGTCGGGCGCACCCTGACCGAAACGGTGCGGGCCTGGCGCGATTACGCCCCGCGTTTTCTGGTGCTGCCGCATCCGTCGTGGCGCAACACGGCCTGGTTGAGAAAGAATCCCTGGTTCGAGGCGGAGGTCGTGCCCTATCTGCGGGAACGGGTACGGGCCATACTGGATTATCGGCAAGAGATCGGCGCCCGTTCGGGGCAGGCGCGTCAGGGCCACGCATGTTTGGAGCAGGCATGA
- a CDS encoding YoaK family protein: MRALAPLDRGLALLLAGLAGYVDSLGFLQLGGVFVSFMSGNSTRLAASLASGRWLAAGRLAAILAVFVLGAFLGAMIAGGEGARSRSRVLLFEGLLLACAALAAAFGLTPLAILLMVMAMGAENSVFLRNGEVGVSLTYMTGTLVKLGQALAAAVTGRDRTAYRPYLALWAGLTAGAVLGALTYGVLGLAALWPAAALALILSLVARFSRAT, encoded by the coding sequence ATGCGCGCCCTGGCCCCGCTGGACCGCGGATTGGCGCTGCTGCTGGCGGGCCTGGCCGGCTATGTCGACAGCCTGGGCTTTTTGCAGCTGGGCGGGGTGTTCGTCTCGTTCATGAGCGGCAATTCCACGCGCCTGGCCGCCAGCCTGGCGTCGGGGCGTTGGCTTGCGGCGGGGCGGCTGGCGGCCATTCTGGCGGTCTTCGTCCTGGGCGCCTTTCTCGGGGCCATGATCGCGGGCGGGGAGGGCGCGCGGTCGCGCAGCCGGGTTTTGCTGTTCGAGGGGCTGTTGCTGGCCTGCGCGGCGCTGGCGGCGGCCTTCGGCCTGACGCCCCTGGCCATATTGCTGATGGTCATGGCCATGGGGGCCGAGAATTCGGTCTTCCTGAGGAACGGCGAGGTGGGCGTCAGCCTGACCTACATGACCGGCACGCTGGTCAAGCTGGGCCAGGCCCTGGCCGCCGCCGTGACCGGGCGCGACCGCACGGCCTATCGCCCCTATCTGGCGCTGTGGGCCGGACTGACGGCGGGCGCGGTGCTGGGCGCCCTGACCTATGGCGTCCTGGGGCTGGCGGCTTTGTGGCCGGCCGCCGCCCTGGCCCTGATCCTGTCGCTGGTCGCGCGGTTCAGCCGCGCGACGTGA
- a CDS encoding DUF3253 domain-containing protein has translation MSDPVETAILNKIAALEPGKSIEPAEVAKELQPEQWQRMLPKVRAVALHLMRQGRLTITKKGKPVDPDNFRGVTRLRQATEEETALALSRRPPVANSEDED, from the coding sequence ATGAGCGATCCTGTCGAAACCGCAATCCTGAACAAAATCGCCGCGCTTGAGCCCGGCAAGAGCATCGAGCCCGCCGAAGTGGCCAAAGAGCTACAGCCGGAGCAGTGGCAGCGGATGCTGCCAAAGGTTCGCGCCGTTGCGCTGCATCTGATGCGGCAGGGCAGACTGACCATCACCAAGAAGGGCAAGCCGGTCGATCCGGACAATTTCCGCGGCGTGACGCGCCTGCGCCAGGCGACCGAGGAAGAAACGGCCTTGGCCCTGAGCCGCCGGCCGCCGGTAGCGAACAGTGAGGACGAGGATTAA
- a CDS encoding sigma-54-dependent Fis family transcriptional regulator — protein MRLLVVGRLSGQLASAVKMAMAHGAKVSHVERADQATEQLRRGQGADLLMVDYQLDIAALIAANEAERITIPVVAFGVDADAREAAAAIKAGAKEFIPLPPDAELIAAVLSAVADDEKPMISADPAMKAVLQLADQVARSEASILITGESGVGKEVMARYLHENSRRSEKPFISVNCAAIPDNLLESELFGHEKGAFTGAVARRIGKFEEADGGTLLLDEISEMDARLQAKLLRAIQERVIDRVGGSKPVPVNIRIIATSNRDLAKAVAEGVFREDLLYRLNVVNLRLPSLRERPGDIGVLADHFIKKYAAANGVPERPMSAAARRAIAAHRWPGNVRELENAMHRAVLLAVGAEIDVDAIRLPDGQPLMSDALGAAPQTGGYDSAYGGGVAARAAQAADAVTRSFVGQTVAAMEKTLILDTLSHCLGNRTHAANILGISIRTLRNKLNEYADEGAAIPAPQSGVAASGYAA, from the coding sequence ATGCGTCTTCTGGTGGTAGGCAGGCTGAGCGGGCAACTGGCTTCGGCGGTGAAGATGGCCATGGCGCACGGCGCCAAGGTCAGTCACGTCGAGCGCGCGGATCAGGCCACGGAGCAACTGCGACGCGGGCAGGGCGCGGACCTGCTGATGGTCGACTATCAGTTGGACATCGCCGCCCTGATCGCCGCCAACGAGGCCGAGCGGATCACCATTCCGGTGGTGGCCTTCGGCGTCGACGCCGATGCGCGCGAGGCGGCCGCCGCCATCAAGGCGGGCGCCAAGGAGTTCATCCCCCTGCCGCCGGACGCCGAGCTGATCGCCGCCGTCCTGTCGGCCGTCGCCGACGACGAAAAGCCGATGATCTCGGCCGATCCGGCCATGAAGGCGGTGCTGCAGCTGGCCGATCAGGTGGCGCGGTCCGAAGCCTCCATCCTGATCACCGGCGAAAGCGGCGTCGGCAAGGAGGTGATGGCCCGCTATCTGCACGAGAATTCGCGCCGGTCGGAAAAGCCGTTCATCAGCGTCAACTGCGCCGCAATTCCCGACAACCTGCTGGAATCCGAGCTGTTCGGGCACGAGAAGGGCGCCTTCACCGGCGCCGTGGCCCGCCGGATCGGCAAGTTCGAGGAGGCCGATGGCGGCACCCTGCTGCTGGACGAAATCTCGGAGATGGACGCCCGGCTTCAGGCCAAGCTGCTGCGCGCCATCCAGGAACGGGTCATCGACCGGGTCGGCGGCTCCAAGCCCGTGCCGGTCAATATCCGCATCATCGCCACCTCCAACCGCGACCTGGCCAAGGCCGTGGCGGAAGGCGTGTTCCGCGAGGACCTGCTGTACCGTCTGAATGTGGTGAACCTGCGCCTGCCGTCCTTGCGTGAACGGCCCGGCGACATCGGCGTTCTGGCGGATCATTTCATCAAGAAATACGCCGCCGCCAACGGCGTGCCAGAGCGTCCGATGTCGGCCGCCGCGCGCCGGGCCATCGCCGCCCATCGCTGGCCCGGCAACGTGCGCGAGCTGGAAAACGCCATGCACCGCGCCGTGCTGCTGGCGGTCGGCGCCGAAATCGACGTGGACGCCATCCGCCTGCCCGACGGCCAGCCCCTGATGAGCGACGCCTTGGGCGCTGCGCCGCAGACGGGCGGCTATGACAGCGCCTATGGCGGGGGCGTGGCGGCCCGCGCGGCCCAGGCGGCCGACGCCGTGACCCGCAGCTTTGTCGGCCAGACGGTGGCGGCGATGGAGAAGACGCTGATCCTGGACACACTGAGCCACTGCCTGGGCAACCGGACCCATGCGGCCAACATCCTGGGCATCTCGATCCGCACCCTGCGCAACAAGCTGAACGAATACGCCGACGAGGGCGCCGCCATCCCGGCGCCCCAGAGCGGGGTTGCCGCCTCGGGCTACGCGGCCTGA
- the fliG gene encoding flagellar motor switch protein FliG produces MAKPPTKKQVVDDPNKLSGPEKAAVILLALGEEHTALWERLDDEEIKEISQAMATLGNVTAEAVEALMIDFVSGMAGSGSVSGSYEQTQKLLSAFLPVDRVEALMEEIRGPAGRTMWDKLGNVNEAVLANYLKNEYPQTVAVILSKVRSDHAARVLTSLPEDFALECVQRMLRMEPVQREILDKIEATLRNEFMSNLARTSKRDSHEMMAEIFNSFDRQTESRFIGALEERSRESAERIRALMFVFEDLSKLDPGGVQTLLRAVDKDSLALAMKGASEDLREMFFSNMSERASKIMREDMNSMGPVRLKDVDAAQMAMVQVAKDLAAKGDIILAGQGADDELIY; encoded by the coding sequence ATGGCCAAGCCGCCGACAAAGAAGCAGGTCGTCGACGATCCCAACAAGCTGTCGGGACCGGAAAAGGCGGCCGTCATCCTGCTGGCGCTGGGCGAGGAGCACACCGCTCTTTGGGAACGTCTGGACGACGAGGAGATCAAGGAAATCTCCCAGGCCATGGCCACCCTGGGCAATGTCACGGCCGAGGCGGTCGAGGCCCTGATGATCGACTTCGTGTCTGGCATGGCGGGGTCGGGGTCTGTCTCCGGCAGCTACGAGCAGACGCAGAAGCTGCTCAGCGCTTTCCTGCCCGTCGATCGGGTCGAGGCCCTGATGGAGGAAATCCGGGGTCCGGCCGGTCGGACCATGTGGGACAAGCTGGGCAATGTGAACGAGGCGGTTCTCGCCAACTATCTGAAGAACGAATACCCCCAGACCGTCGCCGTCATCCTGTCCAAGGTGCGTTCGGATCATGCCGCGCGCGTGCTGACCAGCCTGCCCGAGGATTTCGCCCTGGAGTGCGTCCAGCGGATGCTGCGCATGGAGCCGGTGCAACGCGAGATTCTGGACAAGATCGAGGCCACTCTGCGCAACGAATTCATGTCCAACCTGGCGCGCACCTCCAAGCGCGACAGCCACGAGATGATGGCCGAAATTTTCAACAGTTTCGATCGCCAGACCGAGTCCCGCTTCATCGGCGCTCTGGAAGAGCGCAGCCGCGAGTCCGCCGAACGCATCCGCGCCCTGATGTTCGTGTTCGAGGATCTGTCCAAGCTGGATCCGGGCGGGGTGCAGACCCTGTTGCGCGCCGTGGACAAGGACTCCCTGGCCCTGGCCATGAAGGGCGCCTCGGAAGACCTGCGCGAGATGTTCTTCTCGAACATGTCCGAGCGGGCCTCCAAGATCATGCGCGAGGACATGAACTCCATGGGGCCGGTGCGCCTGAAGGATGTCGACGCCGCGCAGATGGCGATGGTCCAGGTCGCCAAGGATCTGGCGGCCAAGGGCGACATCATACTGGCCGGCCAGGGCGCCGACGACGAGCTGATCTACTGA
- a CDS encoding PaaI family thioesterase, translated as MPKKITITEGEFAGWQTYDLHDTFDTVVGPFYGRPDPDGHMRCAFRAEQKHMNAGGRMHGGCLMTFADIAMFQIAYQEMEGASGVTVQLDSTFIDGGYVGELIEATGQVTKAGKSLIFVRGQITTGERLLMTFSGVIRKFTSRG; from the coding sequence ATGCCGAAGAAAATCACCATCACCGAAGGCGAATTCGCCGGCTGGCAGACCTACGACCTGCACGACACGTTCGACACCGTGGTCGGCCCCTTCTACGGCCGCCCCGACCCGGACGGGCACATGCGTTGCGCCTTCCGCGCCGAGCAAAAACACATGAACGCCGGCGGCCGGATGCACGGCGGCTGTCTGATGACCTTCGCCGACATCGCCATGTTCCAGATCGCCTATCAGGAGATGGAGGGCGCCTCGGGCGTGACGGTGCAACTGGACTCCACCTTCATCGACGGCGGCTATGTCGGCGAATTGATCGAGGCCACGGGCCAAGTGACCAAGGCGGGCAAGAGCCTGATCTTCGTGCGGGGCCAGATCACCACGGGCGAGCGCCTGTTGATGACCTTCTCCGGCGTCATCCGCAAATTCACGTCGCGCGGCTGA
- a CDS encoding flagellar assembly protein FlbE, translating into MTQPAGPARPFVFDTEFDANGAVVRPSTWTPIKRAYAPAEVEALLAQARLEARQQALSEVEHLRAVALSNIAQAVAQAVPSLRTVAQAHREQSADLALAAARAIGGAALERFPQAPLRAALELLAQEIDASPRLVIRSSGLDDAARAAIEQACADSGFTGTVAFRDDPAMALSAFQLEWADGRADHDPQLSAERVVEALTAALAAEAGHAESFFVDRSDV; encoded by the coding sequence ATGACCCAGCCCGCCGGCCCCGCCCGCCCCTTCGTCTTCGACACCGAGTTCGACGCCAACGGCGCCGTTGTGCGTCCCAGCACCTGGACGCCGATCAAGCGCGCCTATGCTCCGGCCGAGGTCGAGGCCCTGTTGGCCCAGGCGCGGCTGGAGGCCCGCCAGCAGGCGCTGTCGGAAGTCGAGCATCTGCGCGCCGTGGCCCTGAGCAACATCGCCCAGGCGGTCGCCCAGGCCGTGCCGAGCCTGCGCACCGTCGCCCAGGCCCACCGCGAGCAGTCCGCCGACCTGGCGCTGGCCGCCGCACGGGCCATCGGCGGCGCGGCGCTGGAGCGGTTCCCGCAGGCGCCGCTGCGTGCGGCGCTGGAACTGCTGGCCCAGGAGATCGACGCCTCGCCGCGCTTGGTGATCCGGTCGTCGGGCCTGGACGACGCGGCGCGCGCCGCCATCGAACAGGCTTGCGCCGACAGCGGTTTCACCGGAACGGTGGCCTTCCGCGACGATCCGGCGATGGCCCTGTCCGCCTTCCAGCTGGAATGGGCGGACGGCCGCGCCGATCACGATCCGCAGCTTTCGGCCGAGCGGGTGGTCGAGGCCCTGACAGCCGCCCTGGCCGCCGAGGCGGGCCACGCCGAATCTTTTTTCGTCGACAGGAGTGATGTCTGA
- the fliF gene encoding flagellar basal-body MS-ring/collar protein FliF — protein sequence MGGFTAALQKFGIGRLAAVLGVAAGVAAVLVAVMLRMGQAPDALLYSNLDLREAGEITAALDQANIKYTSKGDGSTIMVNRDEVGAARMLVAGKGLVTSGSVGYELFDNQSVLGQTEFQQQLNEQRALQGELSRTIMSMRGITAARVHITMPRREMFTSAAGEPTAAVLVGLGGRDLTGDQVRAIRNLVASSVPNLKPDRVTVADQNNRTLAAGGEDGFTSASAEEAKGNTEAQLQARIKDIVEGVVGVGAARVQVTADIDHSRSTTQEQKFDPDGQVVRSTSTNGSQSSDTTARPDGGVTATNNIPGGAAPGATNAGSTKSDNTETTNYEISNSTTTTTKEPGEVKKLAVAVAVDGKWTPAKDGKGEPTYAPRTAEEIAQIKSLVAAAAGIDENRGDKIEVINVRFNHDTGIAGGLDGKSSLLDFSKNDIMRFVELGILMLVALLLIFFVLRPLLKTASGGTNLPALTDQGGLPVTPLTTTIIGPDGQPHLAQLPPPSEMEQKIDIARIEGQVKASSVKKVADFVQSYPEEATGILRTWVAEG from the coding sequence GTGGGCGGCTTCACGGCGGCGTTGCAGAAGTTCGGGATCGGTCGTCTGGCCGCTGTCCTCGGCGTCGCCGCCGGCGTGGCCGCCGTGCTTGTCGCCGTCATGCTGCGGATGGGCCAGGCGCCGGACGCCCTGCTCTATTCCAACCTGGACCTGCGCGAGGCCGGAGAGATCACGGCCGCCCTGGATCAGGCCAATATCAAATATACGTCCAAGGGCGACGGCTCGACCATCATGGTCAACCGCGACGAGGTCGGCGCGGCCCGGATGCTGGTCGCGGGCAAGGGCCTGGTGACGTCGGGGTCGGTCGGCTACGAGCTGTTCGACAACCAGTCGGTCCTGGGCCAGACCGAGTTCCAGCAGCAGCTGAACGAACAGCGCGCCCTGCAGGGCGAACTGTCGCGCACCATCATGTCGATGCGTGGCATCACCGCCGCCCGCGTCCACATCACCATGCCGCGCCGCGAGATGTTCACCAGCGCCGCCGGAGAACCGACGGCCGCCGTCCTGGTCGGCCTGGGCGGGCGCGACCTGACCGGCGACCAGGTGCGGGCGATCCGCAATCTGGTGGCCTCGTCCGTGCCGAACCTGAAACCCGACCGCGTCACGGTGGCGGATCAGAACAACCGCACCCTGGCTGCGGGCGGCGAGGACGGCTTCACCTCCGCCTCGGCCGAAGAGGCCAAGGGCAATACCGAGGCCCAGCTTCAGGCCCGCATCAAGGACATCGTCGAGGGCGTCGTCGGCGTCGGCGCCGCGCGCGTCCAGGTGACGGCCGACATCGATCACAGCCGCTCCACCACCCAGGAGCAGAAGTTCGATCCGGACGGCCAGGTGGTGCGCTCGACTTCGACCAACGGCTCGCAGTCTTCCGATACGACGGCTCGGCCGGACGGGGGCGTGACCGCGACCAACAACATTCCCGGCGGCGCGGCGCCAGGCGCTACCAACGCCGGCTCGACCAAATCCGACAACACCGAAACGACCAACTACGAGATTTCGAACTCCACCACCACGACGACCAAGGAGCCGGGCGAGGTCAAGAAGCTGGCCGTCGCCGTCGCGGTCGACGGCAAGTGGACGCCGGCCAAGGATGGCAAGGGCGAGCCGACCTATGCGCCGCGCACCGCCGAGGAAATCGCCCAGATCAAGTCGCTGGTCGCCGCCGCCGCCGGCATCGACGAAAACCGCGGCGACAAGATCGAGGTCATCAACGTCCGCTTCAACCACGACACCGGCATCGCCGGCGGCCTGGACGGAAAGTCGTCGCTGCTGGACTTCTCCAAGAACGACATCATGCGGTTCGTCGAGCTGGGCATACTGATGCTGGTCGCCCTGCTGCTGATCTTCTTCGTCCTGCGGCCGCTGCTGAAGACGGCGTCGGGGGGAACGAACCTGCCGGCTCTGACCGATCAGGGCGGTCTGCCGGTGACGCCTCTCACGACCACGATCATCGGCCCCGACGGCCAGCCGCATCTGGCCCAGCTGCCTCCGCCCAGCGAGATGGAGCAGAAGATCGACATCGCCCGCATCGAGGGCCAGGTGAAAGCGTCTTCGGTCAAGAAGGTCGCTGACTTCGTCCAGTCCTATCCTGAAGAGGCGACGGGCATCCTGCGGACCTGGGTGGCGGAAGGCTGA
- a CDS encoding NupC/NupG family nucleoside CNT transporter codes for MFSLQNLQSLLGLVVIVVVCWAISENRRAFPWRLTLGAIAVQAALVLGLFAIPGSQVVLAAVTGAVDGLAVATTEGTKFVFGYLAGGDQPYAVQNQGALFTFAFQVLPLILVISALSALLWHWKILKWITLGFGFLFQKTMGLGGASALAVAANIFLGMIESPIVIRAYLDKLTRSEIFLMMVVGLATVAGSTMVAYATILAPVLPNAAGHVLVASIVSAPAGVLLARIIIPEKEGMGGAVADYDSALKYDSAIDAIVKGASDGLMVVLNISAVLIVFVALVALINVMLGGFVVFDAPLTVERMLGWIFAPVAWLIGVEWKDADVAGWLLGVKLTLTEFVAFIDLGKVPAGEMTERTRMLMTYALCGFANIGSVGITVTGLSVLMPERREEVLGMVWKALFAGFLATLMTASIVGAMPAAVFGR; via the coding sequence ATGTTCAGCCTTCAGAACCTCCAGAGCCTCTTGGGTCTGGTCGTCATCGTCGTGGTGTGCTGGGCGATCTCGGAGAACCGGCGCGCCTTTCCCTGGCGGCTGACCCTGGGCGCCATCGCGGTTCAGGCGGCGCTGGTGCTGGGGTTGTTCGCCATTCCGGGATCGCAGGTGGTGCTGGCGGCGGTGACGGGGGCGGTGGACGGTCTGGCCGTGGCGACGACCGAAGGCACCAAGTTCGTGTTCGGCTATCTGGCCGGGGGGGACCAGCCCTATGCGGTGCAGAACCAGGGGGCCCTGTTCACCTTCGCCTTCCAGGTGCTGCCGCTGATCCTGGTGATCTCGGCCCTGTCGGCCCTCTTGTGGCATTGGAAGATCCTGAAATGGATCACCCTGGGCTTTGGCTTCCTGTTCCAGAAGACCATGGGCCTGGGCGGCGCCTCGGCCCTGGCGGTCGCGGCCAACATATTCCTGGGCATGATCGAGAGCCCCATCGTCATCCGCGCCTATCTGGACAAGCTGACCCGATCGGAAATCTTCCTGATGATGGTGGTGGGCCTGGCGACGGTCGCCGGTTCGACCATGGTGGCCTATGCGACCATCCTGGCGCCGGTCCTGCCCAATGCGGCCGGCCATGTGCTGGTCGCCTCCATCGTCTCGGCGCCGGCCGGGGTGCTGTTGGCGCGGATCATCATTCCCGAGAAGGAAGGCATGGGCGGCGCGGTCGCCGACTACGATTCGGCGCTGAAGTACGACAGCGCCATCGACGCCATCGTGAAGGGCGCCTCCGACGGCCTGATGGTGGTGCTGAACATTTCGGCAGTGCTGATCGTGTTCGTGGCCCTGGTGGCCCTGATCAACGTCATGCTGGGCGGCTTCGTTGTGTTCGACGCGCCGCTGACCGTGGAGCGGATGCTGGGCTGGATCTTCGCGCCCGTCGCCTGGCTGATCGGGGTGGAGTGGAAGGACGCCGATGTCGCCGGCTGGCTGCTGGGCGTCAAGCTGACCCTGACCGAGTTCGTGGCCTTCATCGACCTGGGCAAGGTTCCAGCGGGCGAGATGACCGAGCGGACGCGGATGCTGATGACCTATGCCCTGTGCGGTTTCGCCAATATCGGGTCGGTCGGCATCACGGTGACGGGCCTGTCGGTCCTGATGCCGGAGCGGCGCGAGGAGGTGCTGGGCATGGTGTGGAAGGCGCTGTTCGCCGGCTTCCTGGCCACGCTGATGACGGCCTCCATCGTCGGCGCCATGCCGGCCGCCGTCTTCGGCCGCTGA
- a CDS encoding alpha/beta fold hydrolase, whose amino-acid sequence MRRGVLRRIGSLAGLLTLSACATPHIQPAQTPLPDFVGPHVEAGALVMSDGASLPLMRWTPQGQAPWAVIVALHGMNDHASSFRLAGPWWAEHGIETWAYDQRGFGAAPGRGVWAGQKRMTDDLREAVAMARARHPHAVIAVVGESMGGSVAAAAFGSDDPPAADRVVLLAPGVWGWSAQGPLNTAAINLAARLAGGVAVEPPAFITRDIHASSNTLELVRNTRDPLSILATRFDTIYGLVDLMQTASVNLGRIRGDALLMYGAHDEIVKRGEMRGALQAVQRQGGALQTAWYPDSWHLLNRDLDAEVVYRDVTAWLRDPRAALPSGAPPVMPELLKPDRKQAAVARQGASGGGAAAVLGVS is encoded by the coding sequence ATGAGGCGCGGCGTACTCAGACGGATCGGATCGCTGGCGGGCCTTCTGACCCTTTCGGCCTGCGCCACGCCCCATATCCAGCCCGCCCAGACCCCGCTGCCGGACTTCGTCGGGCCGCACGTCGAGGCGGGCGCCCTGGTCATGTCGGACGGCGCCAGCCTGCCGCTGATGCGCTGGACGCCGCAAGGGCAGGCGCCGTGGGCCGTCATCGTGGCACTGCACGGCATGAACGACCACGCCTCCAGCTTCCGCCTGGCCGGTCCGTGGTGGGCCGAGCACGGGATAGAGACCTGGGCCTATGACCAGCGCGGTTTCGGCGCGGCGCCCGGCCGGGGCGTCTGGGCTGGACAGAAGCGCATGACCGACGACCTGCGCGAAGCGGTCGCCATGGCCCGCGCGCGTCATCCGCACGCCGTGATCGCGGTGGTCGGCGAAAGCATGGGCGGGTCGGTGGCCGCCGCCGCCTTCGGTTCGGACGATCCTCCGGCGGCGGACCGGGTGGTCCTGTTGGCGCCCGGCGTCTGGGGCTGGTCGGCGCAGGGGCCGCTGAACACGGCGGCCATCAATCTGGCGGCGCGGCTGGCGGGCGGCGTGGCGGTGGAGCCGCCCGCCTTCATCACGCGCGACATTCACGCCTCGTCCAACACGCTGGAGCTGGTCCGCAACACCCGCGATCCCTTGAGCATTCTGGCGACCCGGTTCGACACCATCTACGGCCTAGTCGATCTGATGCAGACGGCATCGGTCAACCTGGGCCGCATCCGGGGCGATGCGCTTCTGATGTACGGCGCGCACGACGAGATCGTGAAGCGGGGGGAGATGCGAGGGGCGTTGCAGGCCGTGCAGCGGCAGGGCGGCGCGCTGCAGACCGCCTGGTATCCCGACAGCTGGCACCTGTTGAACCGCGATCTGGACGCCGAGGTCGTCTATCGCGACGTGACCGCCTGGCTGCGCGATCCCCGCGCGGCCCTGCCGTCGGGTGCGCCGCCCGTCATGCCGGAACTGCTGAAGCCCGACCGGAAACAGGCCGCCGTCGCTCGTCAAGGGGCCTCGGGCGGCGGGGCGGCCGCCGTTCTCGGCGTCTCTTAA